A region from the Candidatus Limnocylindrales bacterium genome encodes:
- a CDS encoding glycosyltransferase family 1 protein: MKIAIGAVAGTVGGPATYAVELVRSLVEEFPDDEFVVLTDQPQAFAAFADVREVRLRSPWEQPLWDHVRVPSALARERFDLYHGTKGVVPRRLTIPAVVTIHDLANYVLPSSFGWPQRFHLRWETPKALRRARAVIVPSRSTAADVARFFPEASARVRVIAEAPSPRIHPASAADIAAWRGRRGIERPACGYLGTVQPRKNIDLLVEAFLRAAGTRDWRLVIAGRMRPGYRPAFRAPGADARIVYLGPLEDEELSAFFGSMRCMVSPSAYEGFGLTVLEAMAAGCPVVALRNSSLPEVAGDAGVLLERPDAGELAQWIERLMTDDRTVADLSRRGRAHAVRFSWKDAAQRTRAVYETAAGSLAAGDAA; this comes from the coding sequence ATGAAGATCGCCATCGGCGCAGTGGCAGGCACGGTCGGCGGGCCCGCAACCTACGCGGTCGAGCTGGTGCGCTCGCTGGTGGAGGAGTTTCCCGACGACGAGTTCGTCGTGCTGACCGATCAGCCGCAGGCCTTTGCCGCGTTCGCCGACGTGCGTGAGGTGCGGCTGCGCTCGCCGTGGGAGCAGCCGCTTTGGGACCACGTGCGCGTCCCGTCGGCGCTGGCGCGCGAGCGCTTCGATCTCTATCACGGTACCAAGGGCGTCGTGCCGCGGCGCCTGACGATTCCGGCGGTCGTCACGATCCATGACCTCGCCAACTACGTCCTGCCCTCGAGCTTCGGCTGGCCGCAGCGCTTTCATCTTCGCTGGGAGACGCCGAAGGCGCTGCGCCGCGCGCGTGCCGTCATCGTCCCCTCGCGCAGCACGGCGGCCGACGTCGCACGATTCTTTCCCGAAGCCTCCGCGCGCGTGCGCGTCATCGCCGAAGCCCCTTCGCCGCGCATCCATCCGGCAAGCGCCGCCGACATCGCCGCCTGGCGCGGCCGGCGCGGCATCGAGCGTCCCGCCTGCGGCTATCTCGGCACGGTGCAGCCGCGCAAGAACATCGACCTGCTCGTCGAGGCCTTCCTGCGCGCCGCCGGCACGCGCGACTGGCGGCTCGTCATCGCAGGGCGAATGCGCCCAGGCTACCGGCCGGCGTTCCGGGCGCCGGGCGCGGATGCACGCATCGTCTATCTCGGGCCGCTGGAGGACGAGGAACTGTCGGCGTTCTTCGGCTCGATGCGCTGCATGGTCTCGCCGTCGGCCTACGAAGGCTTCGGGCTGACGGTGCTCGAGGCGATGGCCGCCGGTTGCCCCGTGGTCGCGCTGCGCAACAGCTCGCTGCCCGAGGTCGCCGGCGATGCCGGCGTTCTGCTGGAGCGGCCCGATGCAGGCGAGCTGGCGCAGTGGATCGAGCGGCTGATGACCGACGACCGCACCGTTGCCGACCTTTCGCGCCGCGGCCGCGCCCACGCCGTGCGCTTCTCCTGGAAGGACGCTGCGCAGCGCACGCGCGCCGTCTACGAGACGGCAGCCGGATCGCTGGCGGCGGGAGATGCGGCGTGA
- a CDS encoding class I SAM-dependent methyltransferase, whose product MSGPGERLPCNLCGSRIQRLFHDQGYRRVVECQVCGLVFVDPMPNAQEKAEMERLAYEGELLPEVADFFRNCHRDFQDDPVIGAFRNGLLWMGLHRTPGKLLDVGPGTGIFLYLAQKEFGWEPHGIDICDESAVKAREEFGIRLTVGDFNTYAWEPGSFDAVTMLDMLEHTIDPLASLTRAYELLRPGGVLYVAVPNQHCLMTMILDEYIRLGLPGARFFQDRLYVPPHVYYFQPRTLRRILERAGFEIVGVRSGNVYLGRYRLPLWMRIPMEVVLQTGNVFGMGAKVMALARKPEGEAGRVG is encoded by the coding sequence GTGAGCGGGCCGGGCGAGCGCTTGCCGTGCAACCTTTGCGGCAGCCGCATCCAGCGTCTGTTCCACGACCAGGGCTACCGGCGCGTCGTCGAGTGTCAGGTGTGCGGGCTCGTCTTCGTCGACCCGATGCCCAACGCGCAGGAGAAGGCCGAAATGGAGCGGCTGGCCTACGAAGGCGAGCTTTTGCCGGAGGTCGCCGATTTCTTCCGCAACTGCCACCGCGACTTCCAGGACGACCCGGTCATCGGTGCCTTTCGCAACGGCCTGCTGTGGATGGGGCTGCACCGCACGCCCGGCAAGCTGCTCGACGTCGGGCCCGGCACCGGGATCTTCCTGTACCTCGCGCAGAAGGAGTTCGGCTGGGAGCCGCACGGGATCGACATCTGCGACGAGAGCGCCGTCAAGGCGCGGGAGGAGTTCGGCATCCGGCTGACCGTCGGCGACTTCAACACGTATGCCTGGGAGCCCGGGTCCTTCGATGCCGTGACGATGCTCGACATGCTCGAGCACACCATCGATCCGCTGGCTTCCCTTACGCGGGCCTACGAGCTGCTGCGGCCGGGCGGCGTGCTGTACGTGGCCGTGCCCAATCAGCACTGTCTGATGACGATGATCCTGGACGAGTACATCCGCCTGGGCCTGCCCGGCGCGCGCTTCTTCCAGGACCGCCTCTACGTGCCGCCGCACGTCTACTACTTCCAGCCGCGCACGCTGCGGCGGATCCTCGAGCGGGCGGGCTTCGAGATCGTCGGCGTGCGCAGCGGCAACGTCTATCTCGGCCGCTATCGGCTGCCGCTGTGGATGCGCATACCGATGGAAGTGGTGCTGCAGACCGGCAACGTCTTCGGCATGGGGGCCAAGGTGATGGCGCTGGCGCGCAAGCCGGAAGGGGAGGCGGGGCGCGTCGGATGA
- a CDS encoding polyprenol monophosphomannose synthase: MRKIVVIPTYNEKENVALIVPAILGVDGENEVLIVDDNSPDGTGRIADEMAAANPRIHVLHRPGKQGIGPAYRAGFQRAIELGADLIVQMDADFSHPPTSLPTFYELAGDHELVLGSRYIEGITVVNWPMGRLMLSYFGNMYAKFVLGGLPVNDATGGFKCWHRKALEAIQLDRVQSNGYGFQIEMTYRAWLLGCRIKETPIIFADRKLGTSKMHKSIALEALLMVWWLRLQAMLGRIRTQPAPTT; this comes from the coding sequence ATGCGCAAGATCGTCGTCATCCCCACCTACAACGAAAAGGAGAACGTGGCGCTCATCGTCCCGGCCATTCTCGGCGTGGACGGCGAGAACGAGGTGCTGATCGTCGACGACAATTCGCCCGACGGCACCGGACGCATCGCGGACGAGATGGCCGCGGCAAATCCGCGCATCCACGTGCTGCACCGGCCCGGCAAGCAGGGCATCGGCCCCGCGTACCGCGCCGGGTTCCAGCGCGCCATCGAGCTCGGGGCCGACCTCATCGTGCAGATGGATGCCGACTTTTCCCATCCGCCGACCTCGCTGCCGACCTTCTACGAGCTGGCAGGCGATCACGAGCTGGTGCTCGGCTCGCGCTACATCGAAGGCATCACGGTGGTGAACTGGCCGATGGGGCGCCTGATGCTGAGCTACTTCGGCAACATGTACGCCAAGTTCGTGCTCGGCGGCCTGCCCGTCAACGACGCCACCGGTGGCTTCAAGTGCTGGCACCGCAAGGCGCTCGAAGCCATTCAGCTCGATCGCGTGCAGTCGAACGGATACGGCTTCCAGATCGAGATGACCTACCGCGCCTGGCTGCTGGGCTGCCGCATCAAGGAGACACCGATCATCTTCGCCGACCGCAAGCTCGGTACGTCCAAGATGCACAAGTCGATCGCCCTCGAAGCTCTGCTGATGGTGTGGTGGCTGCGCCTGCAGGCAATGCTCGGGCGCATCCGGACGCAGCCCGCGCCGACGACCTGA
- a CDS encoding glycosyltransferase family 2 protein, protein MHTGSIPDITPAVKVVIQIPCFNEEAVLAETMADLPRTLTGVDEIAVVVVDDGSTDGTSEVARRCGADHVLRVPVNQGLARAFSSGLDFALKLGADIIVNTDADHQYRGDQIQRLIDPILHHEADIVVGNRRPGRLAHFSPLKRLLQVIGSWVVSRLSGLHIPDATSGFRAFSREAALRMNVVSDFTYTLETVIQAGKKQLFVAHVDIDANPQKRPSRLFPGIPSYILRSISTLVRIYALYEPMRVFTIIGLLLLSGGGAIGLRFMWYFFTEGGGGHIQSLVLAAVLLLAGFQTILIGLMADLMGSSRRILEDSLLRIRRLELREYPRPEPITAVDPLPQAGPPAGRQ, encoded by the coding sequence ATGCACACCGGAAGCATTCCTGACATAACGCCTGCGGTGAAGGTCGTCATCCAGATCCCCTGTTTCAATGAGGAAGCGGTGTTGGCGGAGACCATGGCCGATCTTCCGCGAACGCTTACGGGCGTCGACGAGATCGCGGTGGTCGTCGTCGACGACGGCAGCACCGACGGGACTTCTGAAGTGGCGCGCCGTTGCGGCGCCGACCACGTGCTGCGGGTGCCGGTCAATCAGGGGCTGGCGCGTGCATTCTCGTCGGGCCTCGACTTCGCCCTCAAGCTCGGTGCCGACATAATTGTAAACACAGATGCGGACCACCAATATCGGGGCGACCAGATTCAGCGCCTGATCGATCCGATCCTTCACCACGAGGCCGACATCGTGGTTGGCAACCGCCGGCCGGGGCGGCTGGCCCACTTCTCGCCGCTCAAGCGGCTGCTGCAGGTCATCGGCTCGTGGGTGGTCAGTCGCCTGTCGGGGCTTCACATTCCGGATGCCACCAGCGGCTTCCGGGCGTTCTCGCGCGAGGCGGCGCTGCGCATGAACGTCGTCTCGGATTTCACCTACACGCTGGAGACCGTGATCCAGGCGGGCAAGAAGCAGCTCTTCGTCGCGCACGTCGACATCGACGCCAACCCGCAGAAGCGGCCTTCGCGCCTGTTTCCCGGCATCCCGAGCTACATTCTGCGCAGCATCTCGACGCTGGTGCGCATCTACGCGCTCTACGAGCCGATGCGCGTCTTCACGATCATCGGGCTGCTGCTGCTCTCGGGCGGCGGCGCCATCGGCCTGCGCTTCATGTGGTACTTCTTCACCGAGGGCGGCGGCGGGCACATCCAGAGCCTGGTGCTGGCGGCGGTGCTGCTGCTGGCGGGCTTTCAGACCATCCTGATCGGCCTGATGGCCGACCTCATGGGATCGAGCCGGCGCATTCTCGAAGACTCGCTGCTGCGCATCCGCCGGCTCGAGCTGCGCGAGTATCCCAGGCCCGAGCCGATCACGGCCGTGGATCCGCTGCCGCAGGCAGGCCCGCCGGCGGGCCGGCAGTGA
- a CDS encoding glycosyltransferase, producing the protein MRVAFFGTYNRGHSANRIYADAVRSGGYTLVEIHEPLWERTRDKDAAFFAPAALPRHALAWLGAAWRLAGVWRRSGGAPVALIGFNGQLDVLLLRVLTLRSRPRIVFAPLVTLTETLVEDRRVYDHGSLAHSALRALDRLTCRAADVVVTDTDEHRRYFVEEIGVEPSRMLVCHLGADLDAFDREGGQVLHSSICSDAKHDSGTVEVLYFGQYLPLHGLDVIVDAVGRLASRLDLLFTFIGTGEERARIEPALRATRARVQLIDWVAYEELAGRIARADIVLGIFGASRKARMVIPNKVYEAALVGRAIVTADTPAVAEVFVSGREILTCAADGRALADAIARLADDADLRARLGSQARELMRSRFGRDALGRCWSVAVAGAEALQRERPRMGVAVLCFNDARRTLECLHSLAGDGYQNAHVLVVDNGSAPMQRAELEEGIRGRLDVELLLLEHNLGYAGGNNVALERLFGAGCEAVLVLNSDTRIAPGTLQELAAALRTSRAAGPIGPTVSRDRPGGAVESVGERYWPSLLWAPRSLLRPRARRQRPHRVGGISGCAILIPRALYERVGGFDETLFAYYEEVDLCLRARQAGFAPTVVPAGEVGHEGRRGFAGGMTPLAAYLKARNLWSVAARRLGPGRRAFFAAGYGALIAASAAGYLLRGRSDIASALVAGVRAAARGEIGPPPDRLFAASGYPAPSSQDSMEPAA; encoded by the coding sequence ATGCGGGTCGCCTTCTTCGGCACCTACAACCGCGGACACAGCGCCAATCGCATCTACGCCGATGCGGTGCGTTCGGGCGGCTACACGCTGGTGGAGATCCACGAGCCGCTTTGGGAGCGCACGCGCGACAAGGATGCGGCGTTCTTCGCGCCGGCCGCTCTGCCGCGGCACGCGCTGGCCTGGCTCGGCGCGGCGTGGCGGCTGGCGGGCGTGTGGCGCCGCAGCGGCGGTGCACCGGTGGCGCTCATCGGCTTCAACGGCCAGCTCGACGTCCTGCTGCTGCGCGTGCTGACGCTGCGCTCGCGGCCGCGCATCGTGTTCGCGCCGCTGGTGACGTTGACCGAAACGCTGGTCGAGGACCGGCGCGTCTACGACCACGGCTCGCTTGCGCATTCGGCGCTGCGCGCGCTCGATCGCCTGACCTGCCGCGCCGCCGACGTCGTCGTCACCGACACCGACGAGCACAGGCGCTACTTCGTCGAAGAGATCGGCGTGGAGCCCTCCCGGATGCTGGTATGCCACCTCGGCGCCGACCTCGACGCTTTCGATCGGGAAGGGGGGCAGGTCTTGCATTCGAGCATCTGCTCCGATGCGAAACATGACTCGGGCACGGTGGAGGTGCTGTACTTCGGCCAGTATCTGCCGCTGCACGGCCTGGACGTGATCGTCGATGCAGTCGGGCGGCTGGCTTCGCGCCTGGATCTGCTGTTCACGTTCATCGGCACGGGCGAGGAACGCGCGCGCATCGAGCCCGCGTTGCGTGCGACGAGGGCGCGGGTGCAGCTCATCGACTGGGTCGCCTACGAGGAGCTGGCCGGCCGCATCGCGCGCGCCGACATCGTGCTCGGCATCTTCGGCGCCTCGCGCAAGGCGCGCATGGTGATTCCGAACAAGGTCTACGAGGCGGCGTTGGTCGGCCGCGCCATCGTCACCGCCGATACGCCCGCGGTCGCCGAGGTCTTCGTTTCCGGGCGCGAGATCCTGACCTGCGCCGCCGACGGGCGTGCCCTGGCCGATGCCATCGCGCGCCTCGCCGACGATGCCGATCTTCGCGCGCGCCTCGGATCCCAGGCGCGCGAGCTGATGCGGTCGAGGTTCGGCCGCGACGCGCTCGGCCGCTGCTGGAGCGTGGCCGTTGCCGGCGCCGAGGCGCTGCAGCGCGAGCGGCCGCGCATGGGCGTGGCGGTGCTCTGCTTCAACGACGCGCGCCGCACGCTCGAGTGCCTGCACTCGCTGGCGGGCGACGGCTACCAGAACGCGCATGTGCTGGTCGTGGACAACGGCTCGGCACCGATGCAACGGGCCGAGCTCGAAGAAGGGATCCGCGGCCGCCTCGACGTCGAGCTGCTCCTGCTGGAGCACAACCTCGGCTACGCAGGCGGCAACAACGTCGCGCTCGAGCGCCTGTTCGGGGCTGGATGCGAGGCGGTGCTGGTGCTCAACAGCGACACGCGCATCGCGCCGGGGACTCTGCAGGAGCTGGCCGCGGCGCTTCGCACCTCGCGCGCGGCGGGCCCGATCGGTCCCACGGTATCGCGCGACCGGCCCGGCGGCGCCGTCGAATCGGTGGGCGAGCGCTACTGGCCCTCGCTGCTTTGGGCGCCGCGATCGCTGCTGCGGCCGCGAGCGCGGCGCCAGCGGCCGCATCGCGTGGGCGGGATCAGCGGCTGCGCGATCCTGATTCCGCGCGCTCTGTATGAGCGCGTCGGCGGCTTCGACGAAACGCTGTTCGCCTACTACGAGGAAGTCGACCTGTGCCTGCGCGCGCGCCAGGCGGGCTTCGCTCCCACGGTCGTGCCGGCCGGCGAGGTGGGGCACGAAGGACGGCGCGGCTTCGCCGGCGGCATGACGCCGCTGGCGGCGTATCTCAAGGCACGCAACCTGTGGTCGGTGGCCGCGCGAAGGCTCGGCCCCGGTCGCCGCGCCTTCTTCGCTGCCGGCTACGGCGCGCTCATTGCCGCCAGCGCCGCCGGCTATCTGCTGCGCGGGCGCAGTGACATCGCCTCGGCCCTCGTGGCAGGCGTGCGCGCCGCCGCGCGCGGCGAGATCGGGCCGCCGCCCGATCGCCTGTTCGCGGCCTCGGGGTATCCTGCGCCGTCCTCGCAGGATTCCATGGAGCCCGCGGCATGA
- a CDS encoding flippase — protein sequence MTGTTATSSPPHAARNVAQRVWYGLLTQAVDKVLPVLILLYLARVLEPAAFGVYAFIIAYLAFFQIISDYSIDTVLVRMMSQQPDDRDELLRAGLALKLMMSLVSAVVAVAFVGPASGDQTPPVLMAVAALNLPTALGGAYRAWQRSRLEIGTLFLQAALRATLLAGGVVVAVWSGAGLVAIFASMSVANLLTFLIIAASMRGRVRPGLSFDPARWRAIAAGVWPLMVNAFAMTLSLRAGQILLMSMRGPVDVGLLGAASRVTEAFTLLPEALMISVYPMMADLHSRESPALLRTAARSSRYLVAITGLPVVACAVAGRGIMSLLFGSEFVEAGPILSLLAFMALLSATGTVILNVLVATHGERVLSRNTLAFAAVNLVLSVLLIRSHGAIGAAAAMLATSAASQLSLAVIPSTRQYVRAALVPALRAFAAVAIAVIAGKLSGLSATPLLVLSILVYVAAAAVLGVFGADEWRLLKAVRSGPKVASVPAAEQRGDVQ from the coding sequence ATGACCGGCACGACCGCGACCAGCTCGCCGCCGCATGCAGCGCGCAACGTGGCTCAGCGGGTGTGGTACGGCCTGCTGACGCAGGCGGTGGACAAGGTCCTTCCCGTCCTCATCCTGCTCTACCTGGCGCGCGTGCTCGAGCCGGCGGCGTTCGGCGTCTACGCCTTCATCATCGCCTACCTCGCGTTCTTCCAGATCATCTCCGACTACAGCATCGACACCGTGCTGGTACGCATGATGAGCCAGCAGCCCGACGACCGCGACGAGCTGCTGCGCGCCGGCCTGGCGCTCAAGCTCATGATGTCGCTGGTGTCGGCCGTGGTCGCCGTGGCCTTCGTCGGCCCAGCGTCGGGGGATCAGACGCCGCCGGTGCTGATGGCGGTGGCGGCGCTCAACCTTCCCACCGCGCTCGGCGGGGCCTATCGCGCCTGGCAGCGCTCGCGGCTCGAGATCGGCACGCTGTTCCTGCAGGCGGCGCTGCGCGCGACGCTGCTGGCGGGCGGCGTTGTGGTGGCGGTGTGGAGCGGGGCGGGGCTGGTGGCGATTTTCGCGTCCATGTCGGTGGCCAACCTGCTGACGTTCCTGATCATCGCCGCCAGCATGCGAGGCCGCGTGCGGCCGGGTTTGAGCTTCGACCCGGCGCGCTGGCGCGCCATCGCCGCGGGCGTCTGGCCGCTGATGGTCAACGCTTTCGCGATGACGCTGAGCCTGCGCGCGGGGCAGATCCTGCTGATGTCGATGCGCGGGCCGGTCGACGTGGGGCTTCTCGGAGCGGCATCGCGGGTGACCGAGGCGTTCACGCTGCTGCCCGAAGCGCTGATGATCAGCGTCTACCCGATGATGGCCGACCTGCACAGCCGCGAGTCGCCTGCGCTGCTGCGCACGGCCGCGCGCTCGAGCCGCTATCTGGTGGCCATCACCGGGCTGCCGGTGGTGGCGTGCGCGGTCGCCGGCCGCGGCATCATGAGCCTGCTCTTCGGGTCCGAGTTCGTGGAGGCCGGTCCGATCCTGTCGCTGCTGGCGTTCATGGCGCTGCTGAGCGCCACCGGCACGGTGATCCTCAACGTGCTGGTGGCTACGCACGGCGAGCGCGTGCTGTCGCGCAACACGCTGGCCTTTGCCGCGGTCAACCTGGTGCTGAGCGTGTTGCTGATCCGCAGCCACGGCGCTATCGGTGCGGCTGCGGCCATGCTGGCCACCAGCGCGGCCTCGCAATTGTCGCTGGCCGTGATTCCTTCGACTCGACAGTACGTACGGGCTGCCCTGGTGCCGGCGCTGCGCGCCTTTGCCGCCGTCGCCATCGCCGTCATTGCGGGCAAGCTCAGCGGGCTGTCGGCCACGCCTCTGCTCGTGCTGTCGATCCTGGTGTACGTGGCCGCGGCCGCGGTGCTCGGAGTTTTCGGCGCGGACGAATGGCGGCTGCTCAAGGCGGTGCGCTCCGGTCCCAAGGTCGCTTCGGTGCCGGCGGCCGAGCAGCGCGGAGACGTCCAGTGA
- a CDS encoding glycosyltransferase family 2 protein, with translation MSGRVRVTAVVLNWNGTDDTVACVQSLLALETGDAELDILVVDNGSRQSPAAPIKAVAPQVPILFTGANRGYAGGNNAGIRYAAARGADFIWVLNNDAVVERDALAPLLESAAANPCAGVLGSRILRADDASRVWVAWGRVTWRQSLVALEGEDASDGPRYHGEHDVEWIPGCALLFRSRALAEVGGFDESFFAYHEDVDWAARAAGAGWKCRYVGRSRVIHRVHGSSGGASYYGGFRKYLSARNSVLYARRHGRPWQVAWMAACILATFPFQLLRRSVRGEGAGVVIKARGWMDALRGRPLPLKDLGLR, from the coding sequence GTGAGCGGGCGCGTGCGCGTGACGGCGGTGGTGCTGAACTGGAACGGCACCGACGACACCGTCGCCTGCGTGCAGAGCTTGCTCGCGCTCGAAACGGGCGACGCGGAACTGGACATCCTCGTCGTCGACAACGGCTCGCGGCAGAGCCCGGCCGCCCCGATCAAGGCCGTCGCTCCGCAGGTGCCCATCCTGTTCACGGGCGCCAACCGCGGCTACGCGGGCGGCAACAACGCCGGCATCCGCTACGCCGCGGCACGCGGCGCCGACTTCATCTGGGTGCTGAACAACGACGCCGTGGTCGAAAGGGACGCGCTGGCGCCGCTGCTGGAAAGTGCGGCCGCGAATCCCTGCGCCGGCGTTCTCGGCAGCCGCATCCTGCGCGCCGACGATGCGAGCCGCGTGTGGGTCGCGTGGGGACGCGTGACGTGGCGCCAGAGCCTGGTCGCGCTCGAAGGCGAGGACGCCTCCGACGGCCCGCGCTACCACGGCGAGCACGATGTCGAGTGGATTCCCGGATGCGCATTGCTGTTTCGATCGCGCGCGCTGGCCGAGGTCGGCGGCTTCGACGAGAGCTTCTTCGCCTATCACGAGGACGTGGACTGGGCCGCGCGCGCCGCCGGCGCCGGATGGAAGTGCCGCTACGTGGGGCGCTCGCGCGTCATCCATCGCGTGCACGGCAGCTCGGGCGGCGCCTCCTACTACGGCGGCTTTCGCAAGTATCTGTCGGCGCGCAACAGCGTGCTCTACGCGCGCCGCCATGGCCGGCCATGGCAGGTGGCATGGATGGCGGCCTGCATCCTCGCGACCTTTCCGTTCCAGCTGCTGCGGCGCAGCGTTCGCGGCGAGGGAGCCGGCGTCGTCATCAAGGCAAGGGGGTGGATGGACGCGCTGCGCGGACGTCCGCTGCCTCTGAAGGACCTCGGGCTGCGTTGA
- a CDS encoding glycosyltransferase family 4 protein, giving the protein MPRSILVLNERDLRNPLAGGAEVHLFETFGRLARAGHEVTVLVASFPGCRREEIIDGVRVVRLTNRYFYYLAVPIIARRMIARGRYEVVIDVLCKLPFLSPWLLPRPCVAIVHHLFGTTAFQQVAFPIATVTYLSEKLIPRAYRDCWSIAVSPSTRDDLVVRGLDRSRILVIPNGVDCDLYHPDPRHRSPTPLIVWLGRAEPYKRVDLLLQALAQLRPLVPGVRLAIVGDGTASADLQQMAERLGVADIVDFLGFVDSGLKVAMLQKAHVLANTSEKEGWGLTVLEGAACGTPTVASNVPGLRDSVRDGDTGLLVPHGDIVALTSALVSVLTDDDLRERMARRARQWAIQFTWDRSAHDVERIIEAVAADAPVTGIASPFADG; this is encoded by the coding sequence ATGCCACGCAGCATCCTGGTCCTGAACGAACGCGACCTTCGCAATCCGCTTGCCGGCGGCGCCGAGGTGCATCTGTTCGAGACGTTCGGGCGGCTCGCCCGGGCAGGACACGAAGTGACCGTGCTGGTCGCGTCGTTCCCCGGCTGCCGGCGAGAGGAGATCATCGACGGCGTGCGCGTGGTCCGGCTGACCAACCGCTACTTCTACTACCTGGCGGTGCCGATCATCGCGCGGCGCATGATCGCGCGGGGCCGCTACGAGGTCGTCATCGACGTGCTGTGCAAGCTGCCGTTCCTGAGCCCGTGGCTGCTGCCGCGTCCGTGCGTGGCGATCGTGCATCACCTGTTCGGCACGACGGCGTTTCAGCAGGTGGCGTTTCCCATCGCCACCGTCACCTATCTCTCCGAGAAGCTCATCCCCCGCGCGTACAGGGACTGCTGGTCGATCGCGGTGTCGCCATCCACGCGCGACGATCTCGTCGTGCGCGGCCTGGACCGCTCGCGCATCCTGGTCATTCCCAACGGCGTCGACTGCGACCTCTACCATCCCGACCCGCGCCACCGCTCGCCGACGCCGCTGATCGTGTGGCTGGGGCGCGCCGAGCCGTACAAGCGCGTCGATCTTCTCCTGCAGGCGCTGGCGCAGCTTCGGCCGCTGGTGCCGGGGGTTCGTCTTGCCATCGTCGGCGACGGCACGGCCAGCGCCGATCTGCAGCAGATGGCCGAGCGCCTCGGCGTTGCCGACATCGTCGACTTCCTCGGCTTCGTCGACAGCGGCCTCAAGGTGGCGATGCTGCAGAAGGCGCACGTGCTGGCCAACACGTCCGAGAAGGAAGGGTGGGGGCTGACGGTGCTCGAAGGCGCGGCGTGCGGCACGCCCACGGTGGCCAGCAACGTGCCGGGCCTGCGCGACTCGGTGCGCGACGGCGACACCGGGCTGCTGGTGCCGCACGGCGACATCGTGGCCCTGACGAGCGCACTGGTGTCGGTCCTGACCGACGACGATCTGCGCGAACGCATGGCGCGGCGCGCGCGGCAGTGGGCGATCCAGTTCACGTGGGACAGGAGCGCGCACGACGTCGAGCGGATCATCGAGGCGGTGGCTGCCGATGCGCCGGTGACCGGCATCGCTTCGCCGTTCGCGGATGGATAA
- a CDS encoding glycosyltransferase family 4 protein, whose amino-acid sequence MKRRILVLNERDVKSPLAGGAEIHIFEIFRRLVERGHEVTLLAATYPGCAREEMVQGVRVRRLVNRYPYYAVAPWVARREARRGGYDVVVDVLNKIPFLSPWFVNVPCFAIVHHLFGTTAFRQVNIVAALITWLSEKLIPYVYRGVPMLAISPSTKEDLIDRGVVPAQIWVVPPGVDQDTHVAPDDGLSRRPIVLWIGRLEKYKSTDHMVDAMAGVVREVPDARLVFVGAGTARPALEAKVRELGLSQYVEFTGFVPEEEKLAWLGRAAVVVQTSEKEGWGMTVIEGNACGTPAVASNVKGLRDSVRHGETGLLYEYGDTEALARSIVAVLTDRELRARLIAGGRAWGERFSWDRVTDDTAALIEEAIARTGSHIRLKSSPFEP is encoded by the coding sequence ATGAAGCGGCGCATCCTCGTCCTCAACGAACGCGACGTGAAGAGCCCGCTGGCCGGCGGAGCCGAGATCCACATCTTCGAGATCTTCCGGCGCCTGGTCGAGCGCGGGCACGAGGTAACCCTGCTGGCGGCGACCTATCCCGGCTGCGCCAGGGAGGAGATGGTGCAGGGCGTTCGCGTGCGGCGCCTCGTCAACCGCTATCCCTACTACGCCGTCGCGCCGTGGGTCGCGCGCCGGGAGGCGCGGCGCGGCGGCTACGACGTCGTCGTCGACGTCCTCAACAAGATCCCGTTCCTGAGCCCGTGGTTCGTGAACGTCCCGTGCTTCGCCATCGTGCACCATCTGTTCGGCACGACCGCCTTCCGGCAGGTCAACATCGTGGCGGCGCTGATCACGTGGCTGTCGGAGAAGCTGATCCCGTACGTGTACAGGGGCGTGCCGATGCTGGCGATCTCGCCGAGCACCAAGGAGGACCTGATCGATCGCGGCGTGGTGCCGGCTCAGATCTGGGTGGTGCCACCCGGCGTCGATCAGGACACGCACGTGGCGCCCGACGACGGGCTGTCGCGAAGGCCCATCGTCCTGTGGATCGGCCGTCTGGAGAAGTACAAGAGCACCGACCACATGGTCGATGCAATGGCCGGCGTGGTGCGGGAAGTTCCGGATGCAAGGCTCGTCTTTGTCGGCGCCGGAACGGCGCGGCCGGCGCTGGAAGCCAAGGTACGCGAGCTCGGGCTGAGCCAGTACGTGGAGTTCACCGGCTTCGTTCCCGAAGAGGAGAAGCTGGCCTGGCTCGGCCGGGCCGCGGTGGTCGTGCAGACCTCGGAGAAGGAAGGCTGGGGCATGACGGTCATCGAAGGCAATGCGTGCGGAACACCGGCGGTGGCCAGCAACGTCAAGGGCCTGCGCGATTCGGTGCGGCACGGCGAGACCGGGCTGCTGTACGAGTACGGCGATACCGAGGCACTGGCGCGCTCCATCGTGGCGGTGCTGACGGATCGGGAGCTGCGCGCGCGACTGATCGCCGGCGGCAGGGCATGGGGCGAACGCTTCTCGTGGGACCGCGTGACCGACGACACGGCGGCCTTGATCGAGGAGGCGATCGCTCGAACAGGCTCGCACATCCGGCTGAAGTCGTCGCCGTTCGAGCCGTGA